One genomic segment of Thioclava sp. GXIMD2076 includes these proteins:
- a CDS encoding TetR/AcrR family transcriptional regulator, translating to MTQTPPPAGRPRNRDTGPALLAAAHHLVAQHGYEAVSISQIIEEAGVSRQSLYRRWPTKADLVLDSFHAMSAPLPPLDPHCPGRKTLELFLTQIFHNLADMGSALTALIAAAQTDLQFRAHFVQSFVKPREELMLEILRHARTRGEIGGGCDLQILSDMIHGAFWYRVLNGDPLDQQVVTRLVATVFASATSG from the coding sequence ATGACACAAACGCCTCCCCCCGCCGGACGGCCGCGCAACCGCGATACCGGCCCCGCCCTTCTGGCCGCGGCCCATCATCTCGTCGCCCAGCACGGCTATGAGGCGGTGTCGATCTCGCAGATCATCGAAGAGGCAGGCGTCTCCCGCCAGAGCCTCTACCGGCGCTGGCCGACCAAGGCCGATCTCGTCCTTGACAGTTTCCATGCGATGTCGGCCCCCCTGCCCCCGCTCGATCCGCATTGCCCGGGGCGCAAGACGCTGGAGCTGTTCCTGACCCAGATCTTCCACAATCTCGCAGATATGGGCAGCGCCCTGACCGCGCTGATTGCCGCCGCCCAGACGGATCTGCAGTTCCGCGCCCATTTCGTGCAGAGCTTCGTGAAGCCCCGCGAAGAGCTGATGCTCGAGATCCTGCGCCACGCGCGGACCCGCGGGGAAATCGGGGGGGGATGCGACCTGCAGATCCTGTCGGACATGATCCATGGCGCGTTCTGGTATCGGGTGCTCAATGGCGATCCGCTCGACCAGCAAGTCGTCACGCGGTTGGTCGCGACCGTTTTTGCAAGCGCAACCTCTGGCTAG